From a single Osmerus mordax isolate fOsmMor3 chromosome 6, fOsmMor3.pri, whole genome shotgun sequence genomic region:
- the LOC136944178 gene encoding class I histocompatibility antigen, F10 alpha chain-like, translating into MRSKNLNLWFCLSFHTIVYAGSGRHSLWMLATYITGETPFPEFTAVLMLDDVQVGYFDSNINKLVQSRHTAKTIRNDIAQEGVYVLNNMYISMRRRLSIVKQRFNLTTGVHVQQRKAGCEMLDDGESAQMMFRDACDGVEADGLVYNMTEYSYSTGNPWQLQWDQMKLIYVKMRYSTFYLPVCIQKLKYFLERKKKVVLRRVRPRVRFIEKAVPGGAQVSCLATDFYPRYINLTLLRDGQPVAEQELTGGAVLPNMNGLYQVRKTLDITSKELRERHNYTCTASHLSLDNRLDISWQPKNSHKHSISMLLGVLVIIAILIFGGIVSGLFLCVRRVRRRTDSRTTLQQPASIDQENMQLNPLPLSDS; encoded by the exons atgcGGTCTAAAAATCTAAATCTTTGGTTTTGTCTTTCATTCCACACCATTGTATATGCAG GTTCTGGAAGACATTCTCTGTGGATGTTGGCGACATACATTACAGGAGAGACACCCTTTCCAGAATTCACTGCTGTACTGATGCTGGATGATGTTCAAGTTGGTTACTTTGACTCTAACATCAACAAATTAGTTCAATCCAGGCATACAGCAAAAACAATTCGCAATGACATCGCTCAGGAGGGAGTTTATGTTTTAAATAACATGTACATTAGCATGAGAAGACGATTGAGTATTGTAAAACAGCGCTTTAATTTGACTACAGGTGTCCATGTCCAGCAGAGAAAAGCAGGTTGTGAAATGTTGGACGATGGAGAATCAGCCCAGATGATGTTCAGGGATGCTTGTGATGGAGTTGAAGCTGATGGATTGGTTTACAACATGACAGAGTATTCATACTCAACTGGAAATCCTTGGCAGTTGCAATGGGATCAAATGAAGCTTATTTATGTCAAAATGCGCTATTCAACCTTTTATCTCCCTGTTTGCATTCAAAAATTAAAGTATTTcttagaaagaaaaaagaaagtagtGCTTCGTAGGGTGCGTCCCAGAGTCAGGTTCATAGAGAAGGCAGTTCCAGGAGGGGCTCAGGTGAGCTGCCTGGCCACTGACTTCTACCCCCGATACATCAACCTGACCCTGCTGAGGGACGGCCAGCCTGTGGCAGAGCAGGAGCTCACAGGGGGGGCAGTGCTGCCCAACATGAATGGACTGTACCAAGTCAGGAAGACCCTGGACATCACATCcaaggagctgagagagagacacaactaCACATGCACCGCTTCTCACCTCAGTCTGGACAACAGGCTTGACATCAGCTGGCAACCTAAGaactcacacaaacattccATATCCATGCTCCTGGGTGTCTTGGTAATCATAGCCATTTTGATTTTTGGGGGGATTGTTTCCGGCCTCTTCCTATGTGTGAGGAGGGTAAGGAGACGTACTGACTCCAGGACAACTCTGCAGCAGCCGGCTAGTATTGATCAAGAGAATATGCAACTGAATCCATTACCTCTCTCTGACAGCTGA
- the LOC136943759 gene encoding thioredoxin-interacting protein-like — MVMTKKLKTFDIIFHDPTKTYCSGDKVAGNIVVEVSEVTKLSAMRVFGIGCANVGYTKGKQRCHEEIDYLKYEDTVRLNHELRDADGSVTLRPGNRYEFMFAFELPQSGQLVSSYKGKFGYVQYYVRAVMERSSQPALQCEQPFEVEEPLDVNTPDLQMPASGRKEKRVTCMFIPDGQVCISAKIDRKGFCEGEEICINAKFENNCSRIVVPKAAIMAKHSYQAGGRTKVFRQKLSAVRGDHIISGMCDMWQGKTLRVPKLKPSLMGCDIIHVDYTLMIYLHIPGSDKLIMELPLVIGTIPFSGFASRTNSMSSQSESLASPSSSWASMRLPSAPPSYSDISRDLRIDSLLTPLLEDCNIDEEDGLFMRAPARHYPPPPAYSEVVEELNGCNNVLQVC, encoded by the exons ATGGTTATGACGAAGAAATTGAAGACTTTTGATATCATTTTCCATGACCCTACTAAGACTTATTGTAGTGGTGACAAAGTAGCCGGGAATATTGTTGTTGAAGTGTCGGAGGTGACCAAGTTATCCGCTATGCGAGTGTTTGGCATTGGATGCGCCAATGTGGGATACACTAAAGGAAAGCAGAGATGTCATGAAGAAATCGATTATCTTAAATACGAAGACACAGTTCGACTAAATCATGAACTAAGAG ATGCTGATGGTTCTGTCACTCTGCGACCAGGAAACAGATACGAGTTCATGTTTGCGTTTGAGTTGCCCCAGTCAGG GCAACTAGTATCCTCCTACAAAGGTAAATTTGGTTACGTGCAGTATTATGTGAGGGCAGTGATGGAAAGGTCTTCCCAACCTGCCTTGCAGTGTGAACAGCCTTTTGAGGTGGAGGAGCCTCTGGATGTCAACACACCTGACCTCCAG ATGCCAGCTTctgggagaaaagagaagagggtGACTTGCATGTTCATTCCCGATGGCCAGGTGTGCATCAGCGCCAAGATCGACCGCAAGGGCTTTTGCGAGGGCGAGGAGATATGCATAAATGCCAAATTTGAGAACAACTGCTCGCGCATCGTGGTGCCCAAGGCGGCCATCATGGCGAAGCACAGCTACCAGGCTGGCGGCAGGACCAAGGTGTTTCGGCAGAAGCTGTCGGCCGTGCGCGGCGACCACATAATCTCGGGCATGTGCGATATGTGGCAGGGCAAGACCCTCCGTGTGCCCAAGCTTAAACCCTCATTGATGGGTTGTGACATCATCCATGTTGATTACACTCTAATG ATCTACCTCCACATCCCCGGTAGTGATAAACTGATCATGGAATTGCCCCTAGTCATCGGCACCATCCCGTTCAGCGGCTTCGCCAGCCGCACCAACAGCATGAGCAGCCAGTCCGAGTCGCTGGCCAGCCCCTCCAGCAGCTGGGCGTCCATGAGGCTCCCCTCCGCGCCCCCAAGCTACAGCGACATCTCCCGCGACCTGCGCATCGACAGCCTGCTCACGCCGCTGCTGGAGGATTGCAACATAGACGAGGAGGACGGTCTCTTCATGAGGGCACCGGCCCGTcattaccccccacccccggcgTACTCCGAg GTTGTTGAGGAGCTCAACGGCTGCAACAATGTTCTTCAGGTTTGCTGA